The following DNA comes from Brienomyrus brachyistius isolate T26 chromosome 16, BBRACH_0.4, whole genome shotgun sequence.
ATTTTACATAACATGGTGTTAAGCACAAGATGACCTGCAGGTtcatctgcagcctggcttgcagGGAGGTCAACAAAGCAGTTCACAGTATGCAAACAGGGAAGAGTCCATAATACCAAGCTCTGTTTCGCAAAAAACGAGAGAAAGTCCTGGAAAAACGTACAACAATCTTACGATAAATTTTATACAATTTCTTAAAAAGTTATAGATCATTCAATAATTAATCAATTAACTTATTAATCAACTAACTATCTAACCTCAAATGACTGGTTTATAACTTCACACTACAACAAAAAGACCTGGAATTAAAGTTATATCCTTTTATCATTGTCTTTCTGCTAAATGTTTAACTTACATTATGGACAAATTAGTATTTAGGTGATGTGACACATGCCACACTTTAAAAACAGAAACTAATGATAAAGGGCCACAGATTTTTCTTCATACAGAGCTGAGCATGTCGCGCTGAGCTCTTGATAAATTACACTTGATGGTAACTGCTCATTGAATGAGTCACTTAAGTGTtaaattttaaacatttcaataaaaaatctttttaaaacaaatgtgGTAGGTAGCTAAGGACTCACTTTAATTTTCAAGTTTATTAAAACCAAACCATTTGATTtaaattttaaagattttaattaaaatcatGTTAAATTAAAGTGCTAGTCAAAAACTTGCTTCAATTCTCCTGTTCTGTCAGCCATTTTGTTCTTAAGTATTATGAAAAAATTATCAGATTACACATATCTGACTTTCCCTGTAAAAGCAGTGCATATAATTTTCAACTGATGACTAATTACTTCTGACCCCCAATTGATTAACTAAAGGACTCATTTCtctaaatatataaatgtattagTGTATAATCTTGGCGGTACAGACAGGATTGATGTAAAAGGGGGGGAAACCAGGATGTTTCCAATGTCCCtaaattggattggtctgggttgggggcccaatataatatgctttctcggggcccaaaatctctagcatcACCCATTTATAGCGTAAATCATCTCATTGTTTCACAGTGGTTGTCCTGATCATACCCCATCTGACCTGAAGAGGGAGGACAAAACTAGAGAGCATACTTTACATTTTACTTTGCAGACCAACATAAACATGAGACACTCACCGTTCTACATTGGCATTCCAAGTTAAAAGGATTTACAATGCACCTTTATGGCCAAATTAATGTGTGCAAAGCACACCTGGCAGTGTATGAAGACCTCAAGAGAAATGTCAAAACTGATTATACATTCAGACAGCAACACCGCAGGTATTATTCCTTAAATTTGCATAGTGTAAGGACTGGTAATGACTGACAACAGAACTTTTAGGAAGTGAAATGTGGAACTAGATTTATTTACctgcttttcttacacaaagCACCACAGGTGAAATTCAATATCCTCAGTGGCCTTGAGATGACTCTGTCACCAAATACACTAATTAATCTAAAATAAATTAACGGTTCACAGCAGAGTTAATTGAAGTAATCAAGTATCTAATTAATTGTGAACTGGCTCCATGTAAACATAAGCAGTCAAGTATGATAAAAGGTAAGCCTTCTGAGCTAAAATGTTTTAAGGTCATACTAAAAGCAGATGTAGAAAACTAAGTAACCAACAACGATATAGGTTCCTAATAGTTCCAGAATAAATATCTAAATAATATGCAATGTATTACCGTATATTAGTATAAGAATGTTTTCCAGTTGGTTTACAAAATTCAACAGAAAATTAATGCAATATTTGAACTTTTTAAAGTTTTGGATAAAAAATAGTCCTGTAATCAAATCAGTAACATATATGGTTATTAAACTGGAAGATTTCTTTACATATTgacaataataaaattatatgaATAGCAATTATTTGATACTATTCAATATGGATTTTAAAAtctatattttgtatttttcttaAGGTCAGAGATGCCCACGATGTGAGAATGTTGTGGTAACAAAGATCTCACCGCTGAAGTTGTTTTTGCAGCTGCGTGCGGGGAGAAGTCTGTTACCAAGCCATGATGTCATGAATCTTGATCTGACACATTAGCAAATCAACAAGAAAAGAACATGTCAAGATACTGGGACATGTgaccaaaaacaaacaaaaaacccaGTAATAATAAGGGAGGGGCCTTCATAGCAGTGAATGAATTATATCTGACTGACTGCCGCAACATTAACCCCACAATTGGCAGCTGCTatttaactggggggggggggggggcggttgtcACTTCCCCAGCTCAGCTCATCGCATTAGAGATTCTAATCCTTTATTGAAAGATTATAAGTCCAATCATGCACTCATTTGGGAATTTTCATTCTTGCCTTGAAATTGAAAGGAGATCCAGCACACCCTGAGCGATACCTCTAATATCCCTGCTCCAAAACTGGAAGATGTATGCAACGAGCTGAACCCAACAACAGCAATGATATGTGTTGATTTTCGATATTTTCTAGTACTCTGTGCACCCTGTGAAAATTTGGTTTTATAGGGAACAATGGTCAATATACTGGAGTCCAGATTGCTGTGTAGAGCATCCCAACTGACACTTATTTTCAGAGCTGCCCAAAATTTAAATTATTGGCGTCAGCACTAATTACACTGTGTTTATCCTACATCTTTACACGAAATTTATAAGTATGAAACAAAGAGTAAGATGTGACCTGACCAATGGTTCCATTTAAGTCCTCATAAATAAGGTTTAATAGTCGTTTAATTAACTCCTAAATTGGTTCTCTACAACACATAATTTAATTGTTAATGCATATGCAAATGCATAATGAAGAATATGCAATGATAGCAggcgccagatggacaacaatattaggctaatgattttgttttgcatttcatGGGTAAAACAAAATGGATTAAACACCTTATTGCACTTTATAGACCCATGATTCACATTCTTTGATACGGTAGCTAATGAGTTAAACAAATACATACACCATTCTCCATTGGGGAGCTGTCTTGGCTGCTTTCAATCTTGCAAATAAGGTTGTAATAAGAGAGCACAAATGTGGCCATTCTTAAAAACGGCTCATAGGATATTATCTGTAAAGTTAATTTTATGTCTGTAAGAAAATCAACTGCTGTTCCAGGACTCTCAATGCCCCAATGCGTTCAGTGTAGCTGTAACCCAACGAGTAATAAGCATCTACTGATGCATCGCATATCAATGCGTTTCTCGACTCTAATACGTTTTCATGAAAgtttaaatgtaaatgatatttgataagtttttaatgtgaagcatttacattaaattttaactggaaaaaaaatggttACCCGTTCAATACAATTTATATAAAATGAAAACGTGCACTTCAGATGCCTAGTAATTGTATGGAGATAAAAATCAAAAGACTAGTGTCAAACAGACCTTTATCAAACCTCCATAAAGGAAATGACGTGACCATGCATAAATACATTTTACCCAGAAGGGTCCTCAACACCAGAAATATGCTCATTATCTACTAAGCGTTTTgacagttatttttattttatatcaaTCTATGTGTGACAGAAGCATATTTACAAGTAGGACTAATACAGTGAAGCTCTTACAAACATTCCAGTGAAATGAAAAGTTGTGAACAGCAGTGACTTCAAAGCTTGTAGCTTTTGAATGTTTTTCCTGACCACAGTGCTTCAAGTTAAACAGCTCCAGTGCATGCTTCCGTTAGCGCTGTATATAATGTGTGTTAATTCCTCGTTGAATGTATGTACACGATCATCAGTTTAAAATATATTACGTTTTGGTACATTCGTTAAACCAGAATATATAGTTTAATTCACGGCTCCAAAGATATTTTCAAATAGCTAAGTGTTGCGATTCAGCTGAATGACTTCAGTTCCTTTTTGGATTTGTGGAAACGGAACGAACCATACGCAGAAGGGTATGAGTAACCCCAAATGCGCGTCACGGTCCACGTAGACATCAGCACTTACGCTCGCTGCGATTTTACATCACAGCGCGTGTGAACAGCTTCCCCCACTGACTCCGGGAAGCCAGATGGTGGCAGTGTTCTTGGCATTTCTGGCACACTAAGGTACTCACTGTACTGAATATAATGCCAACGTTATtgcacaaaaaaataattaaataataataataataataataacaaaacatTCTGCTTCTACACAAACAGATTGCTCTATGAAATATAATTTGATGTCTCACAGCAGTATtccggagggagggggagagaaacGCATGTCGATACCAAAACATGTTTACCCGAATTCCTTAAATGTTTATAGCGATGCTATCAATAAATTGTGGCGTATTTTGCAGCATATTTCATATATGCTCATAAACCAGTTACACTCATAACTTATGATACTGCAGGATTCGTAACCCTGTTCGCGCAAATGATACATTTAGAAAAAGAACTTTGCATTAGCAAAGCGGAAATCACCCCCAGTGAAAATGTGTAATGTCTGGGTACTTGTGCACATCCAGAAGTCCGGAGCGCTAGTGGCTCTGGTAGCTTACAGCTAAATTCAGGCACTTATAAATAGACTGTCACACGCGTTATGCAACGAGATGCTCAAGCGCACTCAGCCgcttcctaatttacatttacagtgttTTAAACTTGGCACAATAACACATTCAACATACGTGATAATTGCCAGATTCACAGATGCATTTCACACTTTGCGATATGGATTTAGGAAgtgccttttatttatttatttgcgctCCGTGACAGTGCTGCGGTGTGTGCTACGTAATACTTGTTTACAACTGAGAGCCCAACGATGGTGGCTGAAGCACGTTCCCACCCAACTGACTGCACTTGGGATGCTGTTTACGCCGTTTAGACTCAGGCAAAATAGTTTCACCTTCCCTTTACACTCCCTCTGGACTGCATACAATATAGGAGTTTTAGTTTTCACTTAAATTTGCCGTTAgcagatggaaaaaaaacatagatCACCCTTCAACAGCCCGTTTCACGCATCAAGTATTTAAATTAGAGATGTAAACAAACCAGCTGGCagcttcagttttttttccaatggACTCAAAACAAACTTAGaaaatttattttaacaaaacATGCAACTGCGATAAGGGTACGTGTGATATACGAGTTTCgtggagagaaaaaaacagcatCAATTATAACGTACGTGTGCGTAAAACGTTACTACTCAAATCGACAAGCAGACGCTGCATTATAAAAAGCACCAAAATTTAACAAACATGGTTAATTAAAGAAAACTAATATGTATTTGCTGTAAAATACTCCGCAAAACATGCTCTTCAGTCGACATAAATACTTACTACTATATTTTCCCCCACATGCACATTTTAGCTTTTTCTCAGAAGACTACCCGCTGAATGGGCACAAGTTTTATTGcaataaaattgtatttttacgATGAAAGAGATACTGCACTGCTAACAGTCCATTTAAGACGAACCTTTAACGAACGACCCCCAaaataaataccccaatatgaCAGATATTctgtttatatgttttttttcttcaaattaataatagcaacaaaaaaaaacaaacaaagaaaaatcataaataaaaaacaaacttcAGTGAGTCAGAACTTCTGCAGCCTCCGCAGTGCTTTCGCCAGTACTAGCAGGGGCGGGGTGAACGCCGTAAAATGGGTGATACTTTTTCGGTCTGACGTGTAGCGTTACTATCAATCAGCCCATTCGACCAATTGGTCCAATGAGAAGATCAAATCGCAcgctgccacgccccctcaggcTAGCCCCGCCCAGAATGAGtgtgtatttttctttttttgtttttttgtaactAAAGCTGGATGTGTAGAACGTCACATGTTTTTCTCTTTCAGTTCAGTCACTCGGCGATATGTGTTATATACTGTGAAACTATTGCAGGTACCGAATGGGAGTACACGGCGCCGGAGAGGGAATAGGGCGAGGAGATTAAGGACTTGGATTTATTTTTGCGATCGAGATCACATTTAACAAGTTAAGGAAAAAAGTGAGTCTGGGACCTGAGAAATGGCCAGTCCGCCGACTGCGGGAGAACACTTGTTTTCCAGCGTGAACGTCAGCAGTAATGTTAAAAAGTGCGGGTACCTGAAGAAGCACAAGCACGGCCACAAGCGGTTCTTCGTGTTGAGGGAGCCAAGCGAGGGCTCCCCTGCCAGGCTGGAGTACTACGAGAACGAGAAGAAATGGAAGAACAAGTCGGCTGCCAAGCGGGTGATTTCTCTCGGCTCTTGCTTGAACATCAACAAGAGGGCAGACGCCAAACACAAATACCTGATAGCGCTCTACACCAAGGACGAATACTTCGCCGTGGCTGCAGACAACGAGCAGGAGCAGGAGAACTGGTACAGCGTGCTGACAAATTTAATGAATGAAGGCAAACTGTGCGACGGATCGGCGTCCAGCTCCGCATCGTCTTTGGTCGGATTCGAGGAGACGAATTACGGTATGATCGCACCAGCCAGCGCCGCTTATAAAGAGGTATGGCAAGTAAATTTAAAATCTAAAGGTCTCGGTCAAGCCAAGAATCTGACCGGGGTGTACAGACTCTGCCTCTCCAGCCGGACGATAAGCTTCGTGAAGCTGAACTCGGAGGTCCCCGCTGTTATTTTGCAGCTGATGAATATTCGGAGATGTGGCCACTCTGATAGTTTCTTCTTCATTGAGGTAGGCAGATCCTCCTCCATCGGACCCGGCGAGCTTTGGATGCAGGCGGACGACTCTGTGGTCGCGCAGAACATACACGAGACTATTTTGGAGGCCATGAAAGCGATGAAAGAGCTGTCGGAGTTCAGACCGCGAAGTAAGAGCCAGTCTTCCGGCACTAACCCCATCTCCGTGCCCACCAGGCGGCACTTGAATAACTTACCCCCGAGTCAAACAGGACTGCTTAGGCGATCGAGAACGGACAGCATGGCAGCGATATCGCCTGTCAACAAGTTAACTTCCTGCCGGATTCGAACTGCCAGTGAGGGGGATGGTACCATGACTAGACCCATATTAATAAACAGGAACCCAATTACCCCCAACTCCAATCAAAACCACCTCATCAGATCTAACACTGTCAGCATTAGGCCCAGCAGGATATTTGAGTCCTCAGCACTTCAGCATAGTAAGTCCATGTGCATGCCTGTTTCCCACTCTCCTCCTTCCACTATCAGCTCATTGAGTTTGTCCTCCAGTGGTGGGAATGGCTCTGCTTTAGAAACCGGCCAGCGTCCAGCCAGTGGCAGCGCCTCAATCTCTGGATCCCCAAGCGATGGCGGGTTCATGTCGTGTGATGATTATGGATCGAGTCCAGGGGATGCAAGGCAGCACCTGGCTAACAGGAGTAACACACCCGAGTCCATTTCTGACACGCCGCCCAACCGAGAGGGTGACCTGTATGGGTACGTGATGATGGAGAGGATGGCTGGCGGCAACCAGAGCTGCAGGTGGATTTCTCGGGATGAAGGACTGGAGACGGTGCACCGGAAGAGGACATACTCGCTCACTACACCCTCCCAGCAGCGGACGCCTTCACAGCTGTCCTCTGCCTCTCTAGATGAGTATACTCtgatgagagcaacgttcaacAGTGGCCCTTCCGGGCTGGGTTCACGTACAGCTTCCCCAAGGGTCACTTATCCGGAAGATTATGGGGACATCAAAATCGGACCTTTAAAAAGTCTGAGTAACAACAACCTGGATGAAAATGGGTACAtgcccatgacacctggagtgGCTCCACAGGGGGTTGAAGATGGAAACTATGTACCTATGATCGTCTCGGCACCTAAACAGATCATGAGACCTGGCTTACAAGCTCAGACGACCGGAAACGGATACAGAACAGTGTCACCTAGCAGCTGCTCTCTGGATGACAGCGGCTACATGCGAATGTGGTCTGGCTCCAAGTTGTCGATGGAGAGCGCAGATGGGAGGCTGACAAATGGTGAATACGTGAACATGTCACCCGTCGACCCCAGCGTGTCTGTCATGCCTCCGGACTTCTCCGCCAGGACTCTGCCAGGCGAATCCGCCCAAGGTTGTTCCACCTTCACCTCATTGCCTCGCTCTTATAAAACACCGCTCCCCAAAAATGGAGACAGTGACCAGTACGTGGTGATGAACTTGCAGACTCAAAAGATTGTGGAGGAACCAAACTACTGTGCAATATCTGCCAATCATACTGCAACAACATCTGGCTCCACCCCTCTGCCCATCACGAAGAATGTCGGTGACAGTTTGGGACACAAAGGCAGAGCAATCAGGCCCAACAGATTACCACTGGACTCAATAAGGACACTTCCAAGTATGAACGAGCACCCTTTACCTAATGAACCAAGAAGCCCTGGTGAGTATATTAACATAGATTTTGGTGAAAATGCAAAGTCTTATCCCCCCTCCCAGTCGTCAGACAGCCTGGCATCATCAACGGGCTCAGCTACCAGCCTCAGAAGATCCCCCTTCTCCGATTACATGAACACAGACCTGGGTATATTGTCACCCAAGGCAAGTGATGCCCCCACCGACCCCTTGAATGCCACGTACAAATTATCTGTGTGCCAGCCTGCGAAAGAGGAGTACCCCAAAGAGCAAGTCGACTTGGTGTGCCCCCCTGACACGGAGAAGGACGATTACACGGAGATGACATTTGGCATCAGCGCCTCTCCTAAGCCTGTCCCACAGACTTTTGAGAGAGTGGATGCCAGCAGTGCGGTCCAGAGGTTATCCCTCCGAGATCCGGGGCTTCCAGGGGTAGAGGCGTTCATGGTGTCTAGCCCCCTTGTAGACCCAGACAGAGGTGCGAAGGTGATCCGGGCTGACCCCCAGGGGCGCAGACGTCATAGCTCTGAAACCTTTTCTTCTACAACAACGGTCACACCCGTCTTTCCCTCCTTCGCCCATGATGCCAAGAGGCACAATTCCGCCTCTGTGGAAAACGTCTCTGTGTGGAAC
Coding sequences within:
- the LOC125709726 gene encoding insulin receptor substrate 2-like translates to MASPPTAGEHLFSSVNVSSNVKKCGYLKKHKHGHKRFFVLREPSEGSPARLEYYENEKKWKNKSAAKRVISLGSCLNINKRADAKHKYLIALYTKDEYFAVAADNEQEQENWYSVLTNLMNEGKLCDGSASSSASSLVGFEETNYGMIAPASAAYKEVWQVNLKSKGLGQAKNLTGVYRLCLSSRTISFVKLNSEVPAVILQLMNIRRCGHSDSFFFIEVGRSSSIGPGELWMQADDSVVAQNIHETILEAMKAMKELSEFRPRSKSQSSGTNPISVPTRRHLNNLPPSQTGLLRRSRTDSMAAISPVNKLTSCRIRTASEGDGTMTRPILINRNPITPNSNQNHLIRSNTVSIRPSRIFESSALQHSKSMCMPVSHSPPSTISSLSLSSSGGNGSALETGQRPASGSASISGSPSDGGFMSCDDYGSSPGDARQHLANRSNTPESISDTPPNREGDLYGYVMMERMAGGNQSCRWISRDEGLETVHRKRTYSLTTPSQQRTPSQLSSASLDEYTLMRATFNSGPSGLGSRTASPRVTYPEDYGDIKIGPLKSLSNNNLDENGYMPMTPGVAPQGVEDGNYVPMIVSAPKQIMRPGLQAQTTGNGYRTVSPSSCSLDDSGYMRMWSGSKLSMESADGRLTNGEYVNMSPVDPSVSVMPPDFSARTLPGESAQGCSTFTSLPRSYKTPLPKNGDSDQYVVMNLQTQKIVEEPNYCAISANHTATTSGSTPLPITKNVGDSLGHKGRAIRPNRLPLDSIRTLPSMNEHPLPNEPRSPGEYINIDFGENAKSYPPSQSSDSLASSTGSATSLRRSPFSDYMNTDLGILSPKASDAPTDPLNATYKLSVCQPAKEEYPKEQVDLVCPPDTEKDDYTEMTFGISASPKPVPQTFERVDASSAVQRLSLRDPGLPGVEAFMVSSPLVDPDRGAKVIRADPQGRRRHSSETFSSTTTVTPVFPSFAHDAKRHNSASVENVSVWNSEGSDEEYGSPVCRETSAGFQNGLSYIALNLMDENLGTCKNLVKFKAASYCKGDINGIHSTTFVGLGFKETATTVKD